The proteins below are encoded in one region of Segatella copri:
- a CDS encoding M23 family metallopeptidase — protein MRYTEEMMLQSKSGFCMPFEERGKDVELTLGYGKQKHPVTGTVFFHHGLDFEANHYLLSALASGTVSGIGNDATHGIYQVIRYGKYEVTYAHLANVFVNFGQTVKAGNIVALSGDRLHFEVKFDGKEINPIDFLTMLYGNVKAMEQTGKTGFPEFETYDMNIATQYDKDQKEIEELMLRFMPSYMEDLYKGMYVTPQHAEQSLRNIFTLSAAKHYFYEAMPSISNPLGIGQRAMPLACKVQNLLIADFLNYLALRHGIYLSTLSEVLKKNSMTKP, from the coding sequence ATGAGATATACAGAAGAAATGATGCTGCAATCAAAAAGCGGCTTTTGCATGCCCTTTGAGGAGCGAGGCAAGGACGTGGAACTGACGCTTGGCTATGGAAAACAGAAGCATCCTGTAACAGGAACGGTGTTCTTCCATCACGGACTGGACTTTGAGGCAAATCACTATCTGCTGTCTGCCTTGGCAAGCGGAACGGTATCGGGCATTGGCAATGATGCGACACACGGCATCTACCAAGTGATACGCTACGGCAAATATGAAGTGACCTACGCCCACCTTGCCAACGTGTTCGTGAACTTCGGACAAACCGTGAAGGCAGGAAACATCGTGGCATTGAGCGGTGACAGACTGCATTTCGAGGTGAAGTTTGACGGTAAGGAAATCAATCCGATTGATTTTCTGACCATGCTATATGGCAATGTGAAGGCAATGGAACAGACCGGTAAGACTGGTTTTCCTGAGTTTGAGACCTACGACATGAATATAGCCACACAGTATGACAAAGACCAGAAAGAGATAGAAGAATTGATGCTGCGCTTCATGCCATCGTATATGGAAGACCTGTATAAAGGTATGTATGTGACACCGCAACATGCAGAGCAGTCGCTAAGGAACATCTTTACCTTGTCAGCGGCGAAACACTATTTCTATGAAGCTATGCCATCCATCAGCAATCCGTTAGGCATCGGGCAGAGAGCTATGCCCTTGGCTTGCAAGGTGCAGAACCTGCTGATTGCGGATTTCTTGAACTATCTGGCATTACGACATGGCATCTATCTGTCCACACTGAGCGAAGTTCTAAAAAAAAACTCCATGACGAAGCCGTAA